From a single Brassica oleracea var. oleracea cultivar TO1000 chromosome C5, BOL, whole genome shotgun sequence genomic region:
- the LOC106344587 gene encoding uncharacterized protein LOC106344587 has translation MEFTTVAGVTPFKSEWVIEVKVLHTWKHYTKLSGETLEIILSDVYGTKIHASRKKTYWDKIAKKVHVGMWRNIENFSVTNPGATYRPTNHQYKLNFIYGTDVTPSTLQNDIMILSLVDFQTIQQGVEDENIFIDVIGEVTDLGGLETVLCSGKERKKIEFSLTDLVGRRIACCLWGKFAESIHANCTAAGEETVICLLRVVKIGIYRDEIQISNSFDASQIFFTPIVETEAFLKRDVASNALTLVESEQDKLEREIRRTKWRQYPI, from the exons ATGGAATTCACAACAGTGGCTGGCGTCACACCATTCAAGTCAGAATGGGTTATTGAAGTTAAGGTGCTCCATACCTGGAAGCATTACACCAAACTTTCAGGAGAAACATTGGAAATCATTTTGTCTGATGTATAT GGAACAAAAATTCATGCATCCCGTAAGAAGACATACTGGGATAAGATTGCAAAGAAAGTACATGTTGGAATGTGGAGAAACATTGAGAATTTCTCCGTTACTAACCCCGGTGCTACCTACAGGCCCACCAATCATCAATACAAGCTTAATTTCATCTATGGCACTGATGTCACTCCATCAACCCTGCAAAACGACATCATGATTCTCAGTTTGGTTGATTTCCAGACTATTCAGCAGGGAGTAGAAGATGAAAACATCTTTATTG ATGTTATTGGAGAAGTCACGGATTTGGGAGGTCTTGAAACCGTTCTGTGCTCGGGTAAAGAAAGAAAGAAGATTGAGTTCAGTTTGACAGACCTTGT TGGCCGTAGGATTGCCTGTTGCCTATGGGGAAAGTTTGCTGAAAGCATTCATGCTAATTGCACAGCAGCTGGTGAAGAGACTGTTATCTGTCTCTTACGTGTTGTGAAAATCGGGATCTATAGAG ATGAAATTCAAATTTCAAATTCATTTGATGCTTCTCAAATCTTTTTCACTCCAATAGTGGAGACTGAGGCCTTTTTGAAAAG GGATGTTGCATCCAATGCTTTAACATTGGTTGAATCCGAACAAGACAAACTTGAAAGAGAGATTAGACGCACTAAGTGGAGGCAATACCCAATTTGA